One Rhododendron vialii isolate Sample 1 chromosome 2a, ASM3025357v1 genomic region harbors:
- the LOC131316998 gene encoding S-protein homolog 29-like, translating into MARFLPLAIVALHFVSLQTFCDDQQQQWFHLYAERAVYIINNVPNPPLKFRCQSKGYDLLNRTITKGQVFSWTFRPGLFLLTRYSCHFYCCLQDKSIDVYSKQIDQSCKDDNGKFNCYYRVQPDGLYFSNDNLNYKLINDWGPPKKTASTTGHND; encoded by the coding sequence ATGGCTCGCTTCCTTCCATTAGCTATTGTCGCATTACACTTTGTTAGCTTGCAAACATTCTGTGATGATCAGCAACAACAATGGTTCCATCTTTACGCCGAACGCGCGGTTTACATTATCAACAACGTTCCTAATCCGCCATTGAAGTTTCGTTGCCAATCCAAAGGTTATGACTTATTGAATCGAACAATCACCAAGGGTCAAGTTTTTTCTTGGACGTTTCGTCCCGGCCTTTTCTTGTTGACTCGCTACTCCTGTCATTTCTACTGTTGTTTGCAAGACAAAAGTATTGATGTTTACAGTAAGCAAATCGATCAATCCTGTAAAGACGATAACGGCAAGTTTAACTGCTATTATCGTGTGCAACCTGACGGGTTGTATTTTAGCAACGATAACTTAAACTACAAACTAATAAATGACTGGGGCCCACCCAAAAAAACTGCTAGTACTACTGGGCACAACGATTAG
- the LOC131316999 gene encoding S-protein homolog 24-like, translating into MARFLPLAIVAFHLLVCLQTLCDQQQATSAGLVPPRVVTIVCAVPNAQLLRIHCLSKENDLGEHALVYGQEYYWEVTVPSNSTDYPRYFCGFTSGSKKQFLVVYDAKVDPSCKNNDKHECYWFVSEQGFFFSNVGKDYRKIAGWA; encoded by the coding sequence ATGGCGCGCTTCCTTCCGTTAGCCATTGTCGCATTTCACTTGCTAGTTTGCTTGCAAACATTGTGTGATCAGCAACAAGCTACTTCTGCCGGCCTCGTCCCTCCGCGGGTGGTTACCATTGTTTGCGCTGTTCCGAATGCTCAGCTGTTGAGAATCCATTGCCTCTCCAAGGAAAACGATCTCGGAGAGCACGCACTCGTCTACGGTCAAGAATACTACTGGGAAGTGACCGTTCCCAGCAACTCGACGGATTACCCGCGCTATTTCTGCGGTTTCACCTCGGGCTCGAAGAAACAATTTTTGGTCGTTTACGATGCGAAGGTAGATCCTTCGTGTAAAAACAACGACAAACATGAATGCTACTGGTTTGTGAGTGAACAGGGTTTCTTTTTCAGCAATGTTGGCAAGGATTATCGTAAAATAGCTGGTTGGGCATAA
- the LOC131317000 gene encoding uncharacterized protein LOC131317000: MTRFLPFAIVVALHLVCMQTLCAQQGALTVLFQARVVHIFSALPNTSPLNVRCLAKGDDRGTYTLNYSQELYWQFNPYNTSGNPIYFCRFNWGSKQKTLVVYDIELDPLCKHNDIYECYWFVASNGFYFSNDAMDYRRRAGWA, from the coding sequence ATGACTCGCTTCCTTCCCTTCGCCATTGTCGTCGCGCTTCACTTAGTTTGCATGCAAACACTGTGCGCGCAACAAGGCGCCTTGACCGTTCTTTTCCAAGCACGGGTGGTTCACATTTTCAGCGCTCTCCCAAACACTTCGCCGTTGAACGTTCGTTGCCTCGCCAAAGGCGACGATCGCGGGACGTACACGCTCAACTACAGTCAAGAACTCTACTGGCAATTCAATCCCTACAACACTTCGGGAAACCCTATCTATTTCTGCCGCTTCAACTGGGGTTCGAAGCAGAAAACATTGGTTGTTTACGATATAGAGTTAGATCCTTTGTGTAAGCACAATGACATATATGAGTGCTATTGGTTTGTGGCTTCCAATGGTTTCTATTTTAGCAATGACGCCATGGATTATCGTAGAAGAGCTGGTTGGGCTTAA